In Gadus chalcogrammus isolate NIFS_2021 chromosome 1, NIFS_Gcha_1.0, whole genome shotgun sequence, the sequence ctccttgcccgccttcggcgcagcagaagaagggcagccaccctctgtctggcaacaattgttctgttgaaataaaaaaaactcaataaaatgtgaaATAACTTGTGTTCAATTataatggataactactggctgcatacatgtaaatgtgtggctatgctAAGGCTATattgatggatagatagatagctactTTATTGGTCACAATGGGgaccaataaagccatccagtagcttaatacaataaatacacacaataacaattggccttaaaaggtgactgcactatatactaaaaaggcttaatagaaggtgcTGCACTTATTGAGATTGTTTtttgcagtagatgaataattgcaaaatataaaataaataagaaatgacagtaaataaaacgataaagtaccctacaaactaagttgatctgatgcttgaaaacatactttcactgcgcagattatacatttttcaaattattcagccaaaaagatggaaaataaataaactaggctacaataggctactcacccattgcgttccgtctctttgctgcggttgattgacaggtgacttcctgattttatactccagcgcggccgtcgcgccgcctcctgttggtgctaggggcgtgcttttgacgcgcgtaaaatgcgcgccgctgcgctgcggcgcggcgCCGGTGTATTTAGGCCTTCAAATCTGTCTCCTGCATGAGATGTGCGTCGCTGAATAGGGGCGCAAGCCGACGCTACTGTATGTTATATTTTATGACATGTCAAAATGTCATGACAAATATTTTCTGTGGTGGTACGCGGTataaaaaagtttgagaaccactgctctagatAATGTTTGCACATGCATGAAGAAGATAACTTCTTTATTGACTGTTGGAagaattggtaaaaaaaaaaaaagaaaagcttacttCTTACGCCGACACACAGCAATACCATTCCCAATCCTTTGCATTACCCTTAATGAACTTAGTGCCCATACAAGAGTAGCCTACAAGGGTTCAGGTAAAGCCTGAAATAATAAGATAACTAATAGGATTATGGATCAATGTGGAAAATCAAATCTCAAGTCAGTTATTTTTAAAAATGTGGGACTTTAAATTTGAAATACTGATGGCGTAAAAATGCTTGATTTGGGGTAAATGTATTGTCAGAGCTTGTCTGAACTCAGATAAAAGTCATTGTCAGAACTAATGGAGCAAAGTTTTTACAGCAAGTTCCAGATATAATGATACAGTAAAAATGCTTGTTGATGTAGGCACTAAAATGGTCGTGTTAACCGAATGTGGTCACATGTGAAGAGACGCTCTCAATGTCAGCCCGTGCTTGGCCAACCCGTGGCAATGCAATTGCCGTAAAGGATAGAATACGCGTGCACTCCAAATTGAAGGACAGCTCCAATGCCCACGGAGTTGCGAGTGTCGGCCAGCCTGACCGCAGTAGATAAGAGGGGGTGGCAATATTGCTAATGCTGGTTTAAGACGTCCGGCTGCTTTTTGCATCGCAAATGCCATGTAGCCTAATGTAAGAACCAGAGTTCAGACATTTTTTGTTTGGCAGTCAGGAAAATATCTGTTTTCGCCTATTCTTATAATGGTACATGTAGGATTGGGCATGTAACCAAATGCCCAATGGTTCACTAAGATGTGTTTTAAGCTTTGGTAAACCagtccaaaaaaatccaaagtaGCTACTCTATCAATAGGCTACAATATATTTAACACTTCCGTATTAGTCTATTGTTTATAATCGGCCATGCCTGCTTATGGTATAAAGTCAATACATAGACCCCCACTGAGCGAAGTCATGCCACAGCCTATTAAATAGACTTGAGAACAACTGTCTCAAAATTAATATTCATCAGCATCCATTGCCATTAAAAAAgtgtattgatatattttttagatCATTAATGAAAACCGACAACATTAGCGGGGGCAGGCCACAacggacgtctggtcaccctcaATAATACAATCGTGATATTAGATTCTGCGTGCTATGAAACAAGAGGTAGCTCCTCCTAGGGACCGACTGTAGATGACTGTACATGAACGTCGACGCTGTAGGCGTTAATGTACAGTCACTTTGGAGATGAATCTCTTTAGTTCAAACAAATGACGAAATGACTTGAGCCCACAGGGGCCCGCACAGGgaggccccccggccccccctgtGTGGACCCCGCGTctactcacactagggccgcggccccgtgcccgagctcatttgcatagtaaAGTCTAGAAAGTTATTTTAAGGGTCGGTGTCTTTTTTATTTCAGCCCTCAGCCCTCCAGGAGAAGGCTGTCGTTCTGGGGAGTATGAGCCCGCTCCTGGGATGTGCTGCCCACTGTGCGATAAAGGTAAACATGTGCGGCCAgggggcgccccctggtggttcaCCGGGTTAAAGCGCCTACCATGTATGCCCAGTCCTGAACGCAggcgcagcgacccgggttcgaatcctgcccgtggtcatttgctgcatgtcctcccctctggCTCCCAGACCgtcctctctatatctctccgCAATAaagcagaaaaaataaaataaaaaaagatgtgaGGCCTATAGAGACTGTATGGCCTGGACGCCAAACCGAGATCCAATTAAagtgtggaggagaaggaatTTGTGCTAGCGATTAACTCGTTGGAAAAGGAGGGGTTGTTCAGTGCTAACTATGCATTCAGCTGCACGTGAAAAGCAATACAATTCACTTTGGAACCAGTATTTAATAAATGTCCCATTTAAAACCAATTTATACACCTGTGTCACCTTGACACATTGATTAGTTATTAGTTTTTTTATGACGTGGGGGACATTACATTTGATCTTACCGATCGAAGCGACTGGCTTTGAATTCTGTAGCATTAGAATCATTTCATCCGTTAGTCCCAAGTTAACCCTGCTGGCCCTTGGTGCGTAACTCTTCTCGAGCCTTAAAGAAGTGATGACGTAAAGTAATATACAAGAAACCAATTTAAAGGAGTGACGTGTTCCCTTCTCCAGTTGATGGAGCTGAGTGTGTTCCTACTCTCCAGGGAGTGTTGTGCTGCGAGACTGCACCGACGAGTCGAGTACCAACTGCAGACCGTGTGAGAGTGGCACCTACATGGACGCAGACAACGGACGCAGCCAGTGTATGAGCTGTCGACCCTGTATCGCAGGTAGTGAACCAGCTCCACTACAGTGGACCAGCTGTCGACCCTGTAACGCAGGTAGTGAACCAGCTCCACTACAGTGGATCAGCTGTCGACCCTGTAACGCAGGTAGTTAACCAGCTCCACTACAGTGGACCAGCTGTCGACTCCGTAGAGCAGGTAGTGAACCTCCATCTGAGTGACGACAGATGTGCTGTATTGGAGATCTAAGAGCTGAGAAAAAATCTTTTGATATACACCACATTTGATATCTGAAATTAACTTCTTATTTTTAGATTTTTAGAAATATGTTGAATGGAGCTGTAAATAAATAACAGACTGAAACTCTGCAGGTGACATGTTTATGGTTGTTTGTAGAGCCCGACCAAttaaggatttttaaggccgaaaccgaaacaaatatttggtgattaaAAAATTCCGATATATCGGATTTCAAGTCCTTTgaagaaaaaccaaaaagaaccaaaaaaataatatatatatttttcaaaatattaattaatcggccgataccgattgtttggaaaatgcctaatatcggccgatgACATCGGACCGCCGATATATCGGTGTTGTTTGGTCCTTTCCGAGCAGAACAAGGTCTGGGGACACAACGGGAGTGCTCCAGAGTACGGGACTCAGCCTGCAGCGTATTGGATGGCTTCTACTGCCAAGCGTCCAATCAGGAGTCAGGCTGCTCCCTGGCTGAGATGCACACTCGTTGCACAGCTGGCCAGACGGCGGCGGAGcctggtaggggaaacactccTGTAGTCATATTTATATCTATGAGTGTTTGTTATGATTTTCAATGCTCATGTTTCAGAACTCCCAACGTGTTCTCGTAGGAACCAGGACCACGGACACGGTCTGCGAGGACTGCGCGACAGGGTTTTACTCTCCAGATGGAACAAACTGTACAGCATGGAACATGTGGGTTATGCCATTGGCTCCTTTTGTGTCATGTTATTTTATGAATTCAAGTAAGTATTTTATTTGCTTAACGATATTCACCGTAACTTACACCAGGTGATTGCGTCCGGTTAAAGAGACCAAGCTCTCGTAAAATCGAGGAATAGAATTTACTTTCCGCTTTCCCAAACCCGACAGCTGCGTGGATGGAGAGGTTGAGCGGCACGAAGGCAGCCGAACCAAGGACGTGCTCTGTGCTAAAGCCCCAGGCAGGCATCACTATGTCATAATAATACCAGTACTGGTCGCCACCGGAGCTGTGGTATGGATGCTAGTCCATGGTGAGTTTGCTTACTAAAGGCCCAATCAACCCTGCTGCATTCTGCCTGTATGCAAAGATCTGCGTCGATTCTCAAGCCGCCAGCACACAGAGCACCCGGTAGATTACCGGGATAACGTTGCAGCTGGGGTTCACACTATTCACAAATGGAGCTATGTTCAGGAAAATTCCGTCTCACAACCATTCACACATGTAAATGGGTGAAAGGGTTCATTATATGGCAGCAATGCTGCAATAGAAGGGACAGTCCAGCAGAAGGCGGTAATGCAACACTTACGGACGCCAAACCGCCATCAGACTAAACGGATTTCGGAACCTTTCCagtttttttccaaaaaaaaaatcaagaacTTGTTTGGCAATCCATGAAGCTGCATTGATGAAATTAGTCTCTGAAATATCTCTCAAAGATGTGCCTGCGGTCTCTGAGTCCTGAAGTGGATCTTTGCGGACGTAGGGTCTGCAGAGTGTGGATTCTGCTTAATACGGCCTGCCCTCACAGTCACCTGTCTGCCCGCCTTGTTTACTGTCTCTCGTTAACCACCCTCATCTTCACTCATTAATGACCCTTTGTTATTCTAGCCTATCATGGGAGGACAGAGGTATGTTTGTTTTaaattggatggatggatacaaTAGCGTTCTAGTCATACTCATAAGTCATATTTGTCCTGTTAAATTGCACGTAAGCTTGCATGTATATCTTGTACATCGGGATCATTGGAATGTTGTTATATTAGTACTgatggttttgaagtcacggttTAGGAACTGATCGGGAAAGGGTTTttaatgattatgggagacgcTTTTAGTGTCTGAAACTGCCGCAGCATTTCTCGCGTGAGATGAGGGAAAATAAATGGTTTCCTTCAGCCTGTAATCGTTGATTTAGGATGTTAGAGGTTCCTCTCTTGAGTCCTCAATATGGGTGTGGTCCAACCAAAGagagagttggtcaatgtggcccgggaaagggaagtctggggcagGGACGCTGGAAGTAATTcacagttgggggggctgagaaacgttccgatgacgggggggggggggggggttgaaaccATCACTTCAGTgatggtttcattccgtctatacgagcaggtgtgcgccttttGTGAATCAAATCATGCTTGTGACATTTATAGTCACAAGTAAAATGACAATAGTATAATAATAGtctgatatatttatgtatttatttatttatttccacgggggtttttgcatttcacattcagcctctcgccaccagggggggctgcagcccccccactTCCAGCGTCCAtggtctggggccccctgcttgagctgctccccccgcgacccgaccccggataagcggacgaaaatgagatgatgagaACCAAAGAACCGATGTACAAGCCGCATTGTAGGATTGAAATTGTTTGGCTGATTACAAATATTATTACAACATTGATATGAATATTGTTTTGTCCCATAGGCATCAGAGGAGGTGGACAGTGAAGAGTTGGAACCCCAGCAAAGCTTACTGTAACCCAATTGAAGCAGCAGTAGTTGGTGTTGAGGTGATGTTAACATTCTGTGATGTCAAGCTTTCAGGTCCCACATTGTCCCGCTtcttacacggctacttgccaaaacgaaaaaaacacacggtgtgtgttttaaatatatttgttaCCAGCGTTCGTAgtattgatcagcagagaaatagtctgccaaagacgttgacgttgcttagcaaccgaggacgctggggttgagaagttaccggacttcttgcggagtgatacggaAGACAGCAAAAAAATcattttccttgacagcggtcattatatgcttagcaatggtgaattatcaaaaaaataTTCACTGCTGGAAGTTTTGAAGGCCGTTGCAAGTGAGCGTTCCGCAGCaatgagaagagccgtgtaatgaataacgatagtcacattcattattcgatattctacATGACTCAGACTATTtgactattcgacgatcgttgcccatccctaatagtAATACATGGTTAAACTTAGATGAAAAAAGCAATAATTGCATGACTTGACGAGTCCCGAAGCTCGAGTCTGAGTCAAGTCTGAAGTCTTTTGGGTGGAGTCACATGTCAAGTCTGAAGTCACAGTTTGTGCGACTTGAGTGCGACTCGAGTTCGAGTCTCAGACTCGAGTCCccatctctggtgtgtgtgtgtgtgtgtgtgtgtgtgtgtgtgtgtgtgtgtgtgtgtgtgtgtgtgtgtgtgtgtgtgtgtgtgtgtgtgtgtgtgtgtgtgtgtgtgtgtgtgtgtgtgttaacctccAAGTGCCTTAGCGTTTCAAAATAACAATGTTTAGGCTGCGGCTGATTTTGTGTAAACTTGCAGTGCTTAAAAACATCGGGCCCTCGTGAAACAGGCGGTTGCGCGGTCGTTGTGCGTGGGTTGTGATCACCTTGTGCGATGGCTTGCAAACctgcttaataataataattgtataagCTTTATAAGGCCGATTAGCAAGGCTAACTTGCTCACTTATTTCAGGACTCAATGACTACTGCCGCCTCTGGCATGGCTCCAACCAAAACATTGGCGGGTAGtttcaaaaaaacaatgtttagGCTGCGTCTGATTTTGTGTAAACTTGCGGTGCTTTAGAACGCAACAGCTGACCTCCCAACGAGTATTATGGTACCTTAACGCAAAGGCAACTTTAAGCTATCTATTCGAACTGAACCTGTGCTATGGCGTAGCCCTACTCATGTTTTTCTCCTCCAGTTCTCCGTCAGTTAGAGACGGCATCATATTTATTGAGTGCTTATGTTTGACAAGGCATTAGCATATGCTGCCGGGAAGTGCTTGTAAGAGTCCTACAACTCATCGTTCTAACTCACGTTGCATATGTTTCTAATCTGATATATGTTGAATATATCTAAGTGATGTGTTTTTGGATGTGCATCTTGAAATTACTTGTGATTAAAAGCAATAAAACAGTTGACCTGATAGTAGATTGAAAGTGTTTTAGTGTTCCGTTCCTCAAGGGCCCCAGTGATCACGGGTGGGGGCCCCACCCGTCAGAGGCCAGCCTCTTGGCCGGCCCTGGAGGAAGGCCGAGCTCTCTGAGTGGCCAACGACGTGcgtcgcgacgtaggtcgcattggtcggGTCGTAGGTCACATTGGTCGtgacgtaggtcgcattggtcgcgaAGTAGGTCGCTCGTCTGGCTGCTTTCAGTCGCTGTGGTCGCTGACTGGCTTGGTCGCTCAAAATCTATGGGCGGTCGTTTATCAGTTAATTTGCATGTTAAGGTAACTTAACGGGTTTTTTGCGACAGTTGAAGAACCAGAAAGCCATGCTCTCTGGCGAAAGCTTCCTACAGCTCTTTATtgcaaatattattttaatatggaagtaggcctacagtttaaAATGATGAAATCGTTGGTCCATCAGTATCAATGAAATATATTAGTTGTAATTTGGGGCGgattcaaataatgtattttagatattatatagcctatttgtttTCTTAAATGACAGTAAGCCTAATAAGGTATATTATACACAAAGTTCTTTGTTATAGAGTGATATATTAGTTGTAATTTGGGGCgtattcaaataatgtatttaatatattatatatagcctttttgttttgttaaatgtcattaagccTAATAAGGTATGTTATGCAAAAAGTTCTTCGTTATAGAGtgatatatgtaaatataagtgcacattgtaaaaaaaattgtcacAGTGGTACAAGCGGAAGCGTCGCCGGGTTAGGATTCAAGTAGGCGGTTGTTCGATTCTCTCTGGGATCAGATACATTTCTGCTCTTTTAGTCAAACTTATTGACGCAATCGGCGTCTTTCATTTGAACATTTTTGTATGATTTAGTACGATGGTATGATAATTATACG encodes:
- the LOC130389770 gene encoding tumor necrosis factor receptor superfamily member 14-like isoform X1 — translated: MRCVVVILTCVSLALSPPGEGCRSGEYEPAPGMCCPLCDKGSVVLRDCTDESSTNCRPCESGTYMDADNGRSQCMSCRPCIAEQGLGTQRECSRVRDSACSVLDGFYCQASNQESGCSLAEMHTRCTAGQTAAEPGTRTTDTVCEDCATGFYSPDGTNCTAWNICVDGEVERHEGSRTKDVLCAKAPGRHHYVIIIPVLVATGAVVWMLVHASRHQGGLQPPHFQRPWSGAPCLSCSPRDPTPDKRTKMR
- the LOC130389770 gene encoding tumor necrosis factor receptor superfamily member 14-like isoform X2, coding for MRCVVVILTCVSLALSPPGEGCRSGEYEPAPGMCCPLCDKGSVVLRDCTDESSTNCRPCESGTYMDADNGRSQCMSCRPCIAEQGLGTQRECSRVRDSACSVLDGFYCQASNQESGCSLAEMHTRCTAGQTAAEPGTRTTDTVCEDCATGFYSPDGTNCTAWNICVDGEVERHEGSRTKDVLCAKAPGRHHYVIIIPVLVATGAVVWMLVHAYHGRTEASEEVDSEELEPQQSLL
- the LOC130389770 gene encoding tumor necrosis factor receptor superfamily member 14-like isoform X3, which produces MRCVVVILTCVSLALSPPGEGCRSGEYEPAPGMCCPLCDKGSVVLRDCTDESSTNCRPCESGTYMDADNGRSQCMSCRPCIAEQGLGTQRECSRVRDSACSVLDGFYCQASNQESGCSLAEMHTRCTAGQTAAEPGTRTTDTVCEDCATGFYSPDGTNCTAWNICVDGEVERHEGSRTKDVLCAKAPGRHHYVIIIPVLVATGAVVWMLVHGIRGGGQ
- the LOC130389770 gene encoding tumor necrosis factor receptor superfamily member 14-like isoform X4 → MRCVVVILTCVSLALSPPGEGCRSGEYEPAPGMCCPLCDKGSVVLRDCTDESSTNCRPCESGTYMDADNGRSQCMSCRPCIAEQGLGTQRECSRVRDSACSVLDGFYCQASNQESGCSLAEMHTRCTAGQTAAEPELPTCSRRNQDHGHGLRGLRDRVLLSRWNKLYSMEHVGYAIGSFCVMLFYEFK